The sequence GTGCTCCTCCAGCATGCGGGCGACGTCCTTGCGCGCGGTGTTGGCGGCGGCCCGGACCTCGACGATGCGGGCGTCCCGCGTCTTCTTGGAGCGCTCGATCTCCATCAGCAGGGTGTCGATGCGCCGCTTGCGGGTGAGCTCCCACTCCCGCTCGAAGGCCGACAGCTCCTTGGCGACCTTCTCGCGGGTGGCCAGGTGCTGCTGGTACTGGTCGGGCAGCTGCACGTCGGGGATGTTGGCGCCGGTGATCCGCACGCCGTAGCGGCCGAGCTGGCGGGTCAGGAGCTCCTGCATGTCGCCGACGTCGGACCCGCGCAGGTCGTAGGCCCGCTCGGTGTGCACGAGGCGGCTGCGCTGGCGGATGGCGTCCTGTACGGCGCTGCTGAGCACGAGGTCGAAGTTGCCGGCGCCGATCGTCCGGACGAAGGCCACCGGGTCGATGATGCGGAACTTCAGGAAGAACTCGATCGACTTCAGCGGCACGTTCTCCGCGGTCGGGCAGGCCACGATCGGAGCGGAGTAGGGGATCTCGGTGGAGGTGTCCACCACCGCGTCCACCCGGTCCCACGGCAGCCACAGGTAGTGGCGGCCCGGGGGCAGGGTGCCCACGATCGCGCCCCACCGGCTGCGCACGCCGGTGGTGCCCTCCTCGATCTCGATGATCGCCCGGCGCCACAGCCAGACCAGTGCCACGATCAGGGACAGCACCGCGCCGAGCGCGGCCAGCGCGGCGAACACCCCGCCGGACAGCAGGGCCGTACCGGCGAGGTAGAGGGCCAGGAAGATCAGAGTCAGCCAGGCGAAGCCCCGGCGGTCCTTGGGGATGACCACCGGGACGAGCTGGCCGGACTCGCCGCCGCGCAGCAGCTGGCGGATCTCCGACCAGGAGGCCAGGGATTCCTTGATCTTGGAGAACTCTCTGCTCATCTCAGGCCTCTTCCTGTGC comes from Streptosporangium roseum DSM 43021 and encodes:
- a CDS encoding SPFH domain-containing protein — encoded protein: MSREFSKIKESLASWSEIRQLLRGGESGQLVPVVIPKDRRGFAWLTLIFLALYLAGTALLSGGVFAALAALGAVLSLIVALVWLWRRAIIEIEEGTTGVRSRWGAIVGTLPPGRHYLWLPWDRVDAVVDTSTEIPYSAPIVACPTAENVPLKSIEFFLKFRIIDPVAFVRTIGAGNFDLVLSSAVQDAIRQRSRLVHTERAYDLRGSDVGDMQELLTRQLGRYGVRITGANIPDVQLPDQYQQHLATREKVAKELSAFEREWELTRKRRIDTLLMEIERSKKTRDARIVEVRAAANTARKDVARMLEEHETEAQRVRWEIEAKGRAQLTSAENEAKGLRRLADAYRDNRAVLQYELARRRLDVGAKLAENAPRPVVVRTDGASGESSVLSTMLLAQILPQLGSGNGQVKRAVEPN